Genomic segment of Desulfarculaceae bacterium:
TCAAAGCCGGCCTTGGAGGCGCGCTTGAAAAAGGCCTGGTAAACCGGCTTGATGTTTTTGGCCTGGAACAGCATCTTCACCTGGTCCTGGGGCGCCACGTAATACTCCACGCCCTTGCTGGTCCACTTCTTGGGGAAGTTTTTAATGATGCCGGCGTAGTTGGCAAAGGCATCCTGCTCCAGCTTCTGCCCCACCGCCGCGATCTTCTTTTGCAGGTCGGCAGGCAGTTTGTTCCACTCGTCGTTGTTGATCACGATGGGGAAAGGCAGGATGGTCGAGATGGGCCAAAGGGAAACGTTCTTGGCCACGGTGTAGAAGGCTTGGCCATAGGCCCAGCAGGAGGAGGTGAACACGCCGTCGATGATGCCGCGCTGCAGGGCGGGTAGCACCTCGGAGGCGGGCATGGGAGTGGGCTTGGCGCCGATAGCCGCCACCAGGGTCGCGGTCTCGATGTTGTGCACCCTGATCTTCTTGCCCTTGAAGTCGGCCAGAGTCTTGACCGGCTTGATGGAGATGAGGTTCTGGGGGCAGAACAGGCCCCACATCAAGGCCTTGCTGTTGTAGTGCTTGGCCAGCATCTTGTCCAGGTCCGCCCGCCAAAAGCCGTAGAAGACCTTCTGGAATTCATCCAGGTTGTCCATGAGCCCGGGCAGCTGGGAGAGGCCGAACTCGGGGTTGGTGGCCGAGTAGTAACCACCCAGAATGGTCGACAGCTGGACCCGGTCGTCGCGGACCGACTGCGCGAGCTGAGTGCCCTTGACCAGGGAATCGTTGAGGATGATCTGGACCTGGCCGCCCGTGGCCTCCTTGACCTTCTTGGCGAACAGCTCGGTGTATTCCACATAGGTGGTTCCCTTGACCGGCAGATAGGCCAGGGTCAGCTTGTGGGTGGCCGCGCTGGCGGCCAGGGCGCCGCCCAGGGTCAGGGCCGCTATCAGGGCGCCGGCCATGATGGCCTTGATCGGTTTCATAATCTTCCCTCCTTAGGATTTATCGTCACTTACTGCTTCCTATGCCATAAAACCCGTGGGCGCCGGGGAATCGCCCCTCTGTCCTCCGCGGCTATTACACCACCCCGGCTTCTCTGAGCCCATGCAGGCCGGCCGGCCCCAGGCCCATGTACTTTTGAAAAACGAACTCGTTGTCATAGCCGGCCGGCCGGCAGACCCATTTGGTCCTGATGGGGGTCTCGGTCATCTTGTGCTGGGCCTGGGCCGCCACCACCCGCCCGAAGAGCGGGTCTTCGGTGGGGGTGAATATGCCCCGCTGATTCCAGTTGGGATCGGCCATGGCCTCTTGCGGCGAGATGATCGGGGCGATCACCGGGGTGATCGGGGCCAGGCGGCCGCTCCGGCCGTATTCCACCGACATCCTCACCAGCTCTTCGCTGGTGTGGCGCGCGGTGAACGCGGCCACCTCAGGAAAGTATTTGAGCTGGGACTCGCGGTTCAAAAAGGGCGAAAGGGATTGCCAGGAGCCCACCTCCCACTCGTCCCACTTGCCCATGAGGTCGCAGAAGGCCTGCCACATCTCCAGGCGCAGACCGCCCAGGAACACCCCCCCGTCGCTGGTGGGGGCGAAGCAATACAGCCACAGGGCGTTGTCCAGGCCGCCCAGCCGTTCGGTTATGTGGCCCCCGCCCTGGAACCAGATGTGGGAGTAGTCGTCCAGGCGCATGTAGGCCTCGGTGGTGGATACGTCCAGGGCCTGGCCCCGGCCGCTGGCCATGCGCCAATGCAGGGCGGCCAGGATGCCGGTGGCCATGAAGGTGCCCGCGGTGCACCAGGCGATCCAGGGGCTGGCCTTGGTGGACACCGCCCAGGGGCACTCGTCCAGGGGCTGGCCGGGGGGAGGCACCGCCCCGGTGGCGTACTGGATGCCCGAACGGGCCTGGGCCACGTTGTCGTAGTCCGGGCTGGGCTGATCGCTCAGGGGCCCGAACTGGCCTTGCGAGGTGATGGAGGCGAAGATGAGGCCGGGGTTGGCCTGCTCCAGGTCCTCGTAGCCCAGTCCCCAGGCGTCCATTACGCCGGGAGCGTAGGTCTCGATGAGCACGTCCGCCTGGGCGGCCAGCCCGCGCAGCAGCTCGCGGCCGCGGGTTTGCTCCAGGTCCAGGGTGATGTGGTATTTGTTGCGCCCCTCGGTGAGATAGTTGAGGCCCTCCCCCTGGTGGCGCATGCCGTAAGGGGTGCAGGTGCGCAAGAAGTCGCCACCCGGCGGCTCGACCCTTATCACCTCGGCCCCGAACTCGGCCAGCATGGAGGAGCAGTAGGCTCCGGCATAGCTGTTGTTGCTCAGGTCCAACACCACCAGGTCGTCCAGAGCCTCGGGCTTGGGCCCGGCGGCGGCGGGGTCGTCCTCTTGGCGGATCCAGTCGGCCCACTCGGCCCATTTCGGTCTTGCCGTGTTCATCTGTTCCCTCTTGGTTGTCCCGTCCCGGTTTGGTTCATCGCTTGCGCATTATCAGTCCGGCCTCGCCGTCCCAGTCCGGTGGCGGCCGTCTGCCGGGGCGGTCGGCCCATTTGCCCAGGGCGCCCTTTTCGTAGAGCCCCTCTATCTCTTGCTCGCTTTTATCGAGGATGCTTTTCAGGAGGAATTCGTTGTCAAAGCCCACCGGCCGCGCGGCCCATTTTTTCTGAGGCGGAGTCTTGGACATCATCACCGGGAACTCGTGATCCAGGTATTGGCCGTACAGGGCGTCGTCCACCTGGGTCATGAAGCCCCGGGCGCGGCAGTGCTCGTCTTCCACCACTTGGCGGGCGTCGCGCACCCGGGAGGCGGCGAAGCCATGTTGCCGGGCCAAGCTTTCTATTTCCTCGGGGGTCAGCTCCGCCGCCCACTGGGCGATGATGGCCAGCAGCTCGGTGGCGTTTTCATCCTTCAGGCGCTCCAGGTGCTCGGCGAAGCGGGGGTCCTCGGCCAGCTCCTCGCGGCCCATGGCCCGGCAAAGGCCAACGAACTCCTGGGGCGCGGCGGCGGCCAGGGCCAGCAAGCCGCCATCGGCGCAACGGAAGGTGTCGGCCGGGCAGATGGAGACGTCCCGGTTGCCGGCCGGCGGGGGGCACTGGCCGGTGAGGTCCATATAGGGCCAGACCCAGGACATGGTGCGCATGATGCTTTCGGTCTGGGATATCTCTATGTATTGGCCCTTGCCGGTGCGGTCGCGGTGGTGCAGGGCGCTGAGCACCGCCACCTCGGCCATCAAAGCGCCGTACATGTCGCAAAGGTAGCTCATCTGCTTCACCGGCGTCTGACCGGGGAAGGAGGACATCCAGGCGAGGCCGGAGAAGGCCTGGGAGGCGCCGTCGTTGGAGGGGCGGTTCTCCTCGGCGTAGGTGCCCCACTGCCCGAAGCCGTTCTTCTCTATATAGATGAGCCCGGGGTTGATCTCCTTTATCTTGCGGTAGTCGACGTTGAAGCGTTCCATCACCCCGGGGCGCAAGTTGTTCTCGATTATGTCCGCCTTGGCGGCCAGCTGGCGAAACACCTCCTGGCCTTCGGGCTTGTGCAGGTCCAGCCCCAGGTAATACTTGTTCACGTTGTCATGCAAAAAAAGCGGGCTCTGCTCCTTGAAGCGGTAGCCCGAACAACTGAGGTCGCGTTCCAGGTCTCCCAAGGGGGGAATCTCCACCTTGATGGCCTCGGCTCCCATCTCGGCCAGCCAGCTGGGCCCGGAAGGGCCGAAGACTATGGTGCAGACCTCCAAGACTCTCAGACCTTTTAGCGGTTTTGGTTTGTGTCCCTTGTTTCTGACGTAATCTTTCCAGGTCTCGGCGGCCATCAAGTGCACCTCTTGGGCAGAGTGTTCGCGCGGCATGGTTCATGCCGGTATGGGTATGCAAAGGCTTGCCGAGTGATATGAGCAAGTGACGTGCCAGCTCCGCAGCAAACGGGCCTGATAATTTGATTTGGATTTTAACTGTTAACTCAATGAGATACGACGCGAGCCATTTGATGGCCGCAAAGCAAGCCATGACAACGTGTGGCTTATTGCTACACATTGGCGCATGCCGCCAACCAAGCCTTTTTTACGTTCACCTGGTGAAAAGGATTAATTCCCACCCTGGGCCTTAGCGTCAAAGTCTTTAATTTTTAAAACGAAAACAAACCGGAAAACCTGAGCTTGATTCAGGGGCTTTGCCCGGCATAGGATACTGTTGCCGTTTAGCCACATGTGGCTGTTTCGCATCACTTCCGGGAGAGTCGGGTCATGCACCAGCCGGTTTACAGTTACAACGAGAACGAATTCGACCTGTTGAGGGAAAACCAGGCCTTTCGCAAACGCATTGCCGAGCTGGAGGAGAAGCTGGAGCTGTCGGACCTGGTTTTCGAACATATTGAAAACGGCGCCCTGGTGACCGACCCCGAAGGGAAGATAATCCGCTTCAACCGGCCCTACGCCGATTTCATGGAGGTGGACCCCAGCGACCTGATCGGCCGCCAGGTCACCGAGGTCATAGACAACACCCGCATGCATATCGTGGCCCAGACCGGCAAGCCCGAAAGCATGCTGATCCAGCGCATCAAGGAAAAGGACCTGGTGGTGCAGCGCATCCCCATCAAGAAGAACGGCCAGGTCATGGCCGTCTTCGGGCAGATCATGTTCAAGGACCTGAGGGAGATCCACGCCCTGGCCAAGACCTTGGAGCTCATGGAGTCGCGGGTGCGGCTTTATGAAGAGGAGCTGACCGCCCTGCGGAGGGCCCGCTACACCCTGCAAAGCATCAAGGGGACCAGCCAAAGCATGAGCCGCCTCCGCGCGGAAGCCGAGCAGGCCGGAGGCCATAGCCTGCCCGTGCTGATCACCGGGGAATCCGGGACCGGCAAGGAGATCTTCGCCCAGGCCATTCACAATGCCAGCCATCGGCGGCTGCATCCCTTTGTGCGCATCAACTGCGCGGCCATACCCCACGATCTTTTTGAGTCCGAGCTTTTCGGCTACGCCAAGGGCGCCTTCACCGGGGCCCTGTCGCAGGGCAAGCCGGGCAAGTTCGAGCTGGCCGGGGCGGGCACCTTGTTTTTGGACGAGATAGGCGAGATGCCCCTGGAGATGCAGCCCAAGCTTCTGCAGATTTTGGAGGAAAAGGTCTACGAGCGGGTGGGCGGGGTAAAACCCATGCGCACCCAGTGCCGCATCATGGCCGCCACCAACCGCAACCTGGAAAACATGATGAACGAGGGCTCCTTTCGCAAGGACCTGTTCTTCCGCCTCAACGTGGTGCCCATCCGTTTAAGCCCCCTGCGGGAACGCAGGGATGACATCCTGCCCATTGCGCGCCACCTGCTGGAACAGATAGCCCAGGATTTCGGCCAGGTGCGCTACACCCTGGCCGAAGAGGCGGCGGCCATACTCACGGCCTACGATTGGCCGGGAAACGTGCGTGAGTTGCACAACGTGCTGGAAAGGGCCCTATCGCTGATGAAGGGTGAGCACATAAAGGCCGACAGCCTGCCCCTGTATCTGCGCAGGCAGCAGCATCTGCCGGTGGTGGAAGACCATTGGGACCTCAAGGCATTGGTCAGGCAGACCGAAAAGAAGGTTATCACCGAAGCCCTGGCCTCCACCGACAATAACAAGGCCCTGACCGCCCGCCTCCTGGGCATAGACCGCACCGTGCTCTACCGGAAGATGAAGAAGTACGGCATCGCCGGCTGAGCGCGAACTCCAGCCAAGGTCGGACAGTTAGGCCAGTTTTGTCCGCCGGGCGCTGTTCAGCCCAAAAAATGATTGGGACCGGCCAGGCGGCCGGCCCCAATATCTCGCGGGGGTGTTTATGCCTCGGGCGGGAAGCGGCGCGTTCCCTACTCTATGAACTGCATGTTGATACCGGCGTAAATCTGCCAGTCGGCCCAACCGTCTCCCCGGTCGAGCACCGAGACCTGAGGCTCCACGAATAGATTGAAAACCGTCTTGCCCATCTTGATGACCTTGCCCACGCCCACTCCCAGGGGCACGCTGTAGCCGCCGTCTTCCAGGTCATAGGCCCAGATGGGGGCGGCGCGCAGGTAGACCCCGTCGCCGAGCTGCAAGAAAGCGAAGGGTTGGAACGCGGCGCTGTTCACGTTCTGCTGGTCGTCGTTGCCCGCGAAGCTGGCCTGCCAGGTGAGCAAATAGCCGTACTGGAAGAGGTGCGAGCTGGCGTTGAACAGCACGTTGGCGAAGCCGCCCGACCACTTCTCCGAGCCCAGATCGTCCTGGGTGGCGGTGGGGGCGGTGAGCTGGGGCCCGATGCCGAAGCTGATCGCCGGGTTGCCGGTGTCGAACAGATAGGCGGCCAGGAAGTTGAAGTCGCCCAGGCCGGTGTCGTGCCCTCCGTCCTGGGAGGGGTAGGTGTTCAACGGCAGGGAGGCCCGCATGATCCAGTCGGTCTTGAGCACCTCGAAGGGCTTGGCCACACGCAGCCAGAACTGGTTGGCATTCTCGCTGGTCCCGGTCATCCGCCCCATGTAATAGGTCTGAAAGTTCACGGCGGTCATCTTGGCCAGGGGGTTGTTGGCCTGAGTGGTGGCGTCCAGGCCGGGATGCACGGCGCCGGTTTCGTCGGCGAAAACGGCGGGAGGGATCAGCCAGGCGCAAGCCAGGACCAGCAGGATCATTGCGGAGCGTCTCATATGCGTTTACCTACTTTTTGCGGCCTGGCATCCGGCCGTAACCGCGTTGGACATTAATAAGAGCGCCCCCGCGAAGGGGGGCGCTCTTACGGTTTTCTTTGACTGCGGCTAGCCGCTTAGTTGCCCGTGGGCATGGGCAGGCTGATGCCTTCCTTGCGCAGCGCATCGCGGACCCACTTGTAGCGCTGGTACTTGCTGATGGTTATGGGCCCTGTGTAAGTCTCGCTTTGCAGCTTGCGAGGCGGATACTTGACGTAGGTCTTCATAAGCTGAGTGACGACTTCGTTGAAGGTGACCATGGTCCAGGTGCGTTCGGTCCAGTTGGTCATGAAGAGGTCGTATCGCTCCTGGGGGTCCTGCCACAGGTCGAAGACCTGGGGCACGGTGGCCACGTACTTTTTGGCGCCCTTCCAGCCCAGGTTGGTGTCCACGGCCAGGCCGCCGGTGGGCTGCCCGTCGTCGCCGCGCAGGTTGAACACGGCCTTGTAGTGGCCCGCGCGCACCGCGCCGGGGCTCAGCTCGTCTTCGGTGAAGTAGAACCAGTTGGTGCGCTTGCTCTTGCCGGTGCCGAAGAGCACCGGGGTCATGTCGTAGCTGTCGAAGTAGATGGGCTGGCCTTCGCGGTCCTTCTTGGGCAGCTCGATACCCGCGATGCTGGCAAAGGTGGCCATGAAGTCCAGGCCGCCCAGGATGTCGTAGTTGCGCACCCCGGCCTTGATCTTGCCGGGCATCAGCGCGATGGCCGGAACCCGGTTGCCGCCCTCGCGCACGGTGCCCTTGGTGCCCCGGAAGGGGGTGTAGCCCGCGTCGGGATACACGTCCTGCCAGGCGCCGTTGTCCGTGGTCCAGAAGACCAGGGTGTTCTTGTCCAGGCCCAGGGCCTTGAGCTTGTTCAGCAGCGCGCCGATGTGGGCGTCCAACTCCACGATGGAGTCGGCGTACTTGGTCTTGGACAGCGACTTGTGCTTGAACTGGGGTGCGGGCAGGTTGGGCTGGTGCACCTTCATGAAGTTCACGTTGATGAAGAAGGGCTTACCCGACTTGGCCGCCTTTTCCAAAAACTCGATCCCGGCCTTTTCCACGTAGTCGTCCAGGAAGGGGATGCCCACCACGCCCTTTTCCGGGGTGTTGACGTACTCGCCGTTGACCTTCCAGTCCTGCTTGGCCTTTTCGCCGGCCTTGCCCGAGAGCGAGCCCTTGGTCACCTTGGCGAACATCTTCCTGAGCTTGGGGTCCATGTCCGGGAACCAGTTGGGGTCGGCATAGGTGTAGGCGTTTAGGTGATAAAGGAAGCAGTACTTCATCTCATCGTAGCCCTGGGCGTTGGGCAGGGCGTAGTCCGATTCGCCCAGGTGCCACTTGCCGGTGAAGTAGGTCTGGTAGCCGGCCTTTTTGAGCACCGAGGCCAGAGTCCACTCCGCCGCGGGCAGGCCGCCGCCCTGGCCCTGGAAGGCCACGGTGGTCATGCCGCTGCGGTTGGGGATGCGGCCGGTCTGCATGGCCGCGCGGCCCGGGGTGCAGCTGGGCTGGGCGTAGAAGGAGAAGAAGGTCATGCCCTGGTCGGCCATGCGGTCCAGGTTGGGAGTGGGCATGCCCCGCCCCTCGCCGCCGCCGTATACGCCCAGGTCGCCGTAGCCGGTGTCGTCGGAGACGATGAGCAGGATGTTGGGTTTCTGGCCGGCGGCCAAAGCCGGCGCCGCGGCCATGACCAGGGCCAAGGCCAAAACGGCCAGCCATAGATGAAGATGCTTAGTGAATATGCGCATGGTTTTTTGACCTCCGTATGTGTCCTGGCGGTTTTGCGGCAAATCATCGAAGCCGCCTGGCCTGGCGCGCGAACCCCGCGCACCGTTCCGGCCGGGCATTCCCCCCGCGAGTCCCTAGTCTATTGATACAGTTTAGGGGCGGATCGCTTCGCGAAACAACAGGGCCTAAAAAGGGCCAAGCGGCGATATATCGGGAAAAGTCAATTTAACCGTTGTGTTGTAGCAAGTGGCCGTTTAATAATGCATAAAAATCCTCATATGGATGTAATTTTTGCATGACTAGTTTGAAAGCCATTACTTACGCCCTGGCCCTCAACGAGCACCGCAGTTTCACCGCGGCCGCCCGCAGCCTGGGCATCTCCCAATCCGCCTTGTCGCGGGCCATCCTAAAGCTGGAGAGCGAGCTGGGGGTGCCCCTGTTCGACCGCAGCCGGCCGGAGGTGGCCCCCACTCCCCACGGGGAGGCCTATCTCGGCAAGGCTTCCAAAATTATTGGGCAATTGGACGAAGCCGAGCAGGAAATCCGCATGATGAGCGGCCTGGAAAATGGCACCTTGCGGGTGGGCTTCGGGCCGGTGTACGTGGCCAGCCTGGCCGGCCCGGCGGTGGGGCGCTTCGTGGCCGACCACCCCCGGGTAAAGGTGCGCATAAGCACCGGGGGATGGGCCGGATTGTCCCAAAAGTTCCTGGCCGGCGGCATGGAACTCTACGTGGGCGAGATCAGCGTCCTGAGCAGCTACGAGGAGCTGAGGACTATTCCCCTGAGCACCCAGTCGGGGGTTTTCTTTTGCCGGCCGGACCATCCCTTGCTGGCGCGGGCCCCGGTGGAGCTGGCCGAGCTGGCCGCCTTTCCCTTTGCCACCGTGCAACTGCCCCAGAGGATAACCGCGTTCCTGGATGAACTGCTGGTGGTGCAAAAGGCCTCCCATGGGATGACCGTGGCCCGGCCGCCCATCGAGTGCGAGAACTTTTTCATCACCAAGCGGGTGGTGGCTCACAGCAACGCCATCGGCCTGACCACCGGCTACGTGCTGCGCGAGGAGTTCGAGAGCGGCGCCTTGCGCGAGCTGAAGGTCAAGGGAAACCGCTTGTCTTCCCAGGGCGGGGTGGCGGTCAAGAGCGGGGCCACTCTCTCCCCGGCCGCCCAGGCCTTCATCTCCTATCTGGTGGAAGCCGACCGGTCCTACGGCGCGGCTTGAGCGGCCGCTTGGTTTAGGGGCTTGGGCCGCACAGGCTCCGGCGGGCCGCCAAAAAGAAGGCCGGGGCCCCAAGGCCCCGGCCGTGTCGCTTTTGCGGGTGGCGGCTGCTAGAAGTAGTAGCCCACGTTGATGTTGAACATCGCGGTCCAATCCGCATCGGGGTCGCCCTCGGCCAAGGCGTTGCTGGAGCCGCCCAGCCACACCATGTTCTTGCCCATGACCAGGTCCACGTAGGTGTAGATCGGGCCCGAGGAGATCAGGCAGCCAAGGGTGTTGATGTAGGAGTCTTCCCAGCCGCTCTTTTCCTTCATGCTCACGCTGAAGTCGTTGTAGAACTGGAGGCCGGTGACCGGGCCCCAGGCGACCGGAACGTCGTAGCTCAGGTTGCCCACCAGCACGGTGGCCTCGCTGGCGATCTGGTAGGACGAGGCGAAGGCGCCCAGAAGCACCGTGTCGTCGCTCACGCCGGCGGGGTTGTCCGGGTTGAAGGCGTAGCGCAGAGCCTCGGCCTCGACGCCGAAGTTGCCGAACTTGGCCCGCACGTGAGGACCGGCGGCCCAGCGGGTGCCGAAGCCGTCGCTGGTGTTGTTGTAGAGCTGGCCGAA
This window contains:
- the dctP gene encoding TRAP transporter substrate-binding protein DctP encodes the protein MKPIKAIMAGALIAALTLGGALAASAATHKLTLAYLPVKGTTYVEYTELFAKKVKEATGGQVQIILNDSLVKGTQLAQSVRDDRVQLSTILGGYYSATNPEFGLSQLPGLMDNLDEFQKVFYGFWRADLDKMLAKHYNSKALMWGLFCPQNLISIKPVKTLADFKGKKIRVHNIETATLVAAIGAKPTPMPASEVLPALQRGIIDGVFTSSCWAYGQAFYTVAKNVSLWPISTILPFPIVINNDEWNKLPADLQKKIAAVGQKLEQDAFANYAGIIKNFPKKWTSKGVEYYVAPQDQVKMLFQAKNIKPVYQAFFKRASKAGFDGKAFVEKALKLLNKKLDY
- a CDS encoding CoA transferase — translated: MNTARPKWAEWADWIRQEDDPAAAGPKPEALDDLVVLDLSNNSYAGAYCSSMLAEFGAEVIRVEPPGGDFLRTCTPYGMRHQGEGLNYLTEGRNKYHITLDLEQTRGRELLRGLAAQADVLIETYAPGVMDAWGLGYEDLEQANPGLIFASITSQGQFGPLSDQPSPDYDNVAQARSGIQYATGAVPPPGQPLDECPWAVSTKASPWIAWCTAGTFMATGILAALHWRMASGRGQALDVSTTEAYMRLDDYSHIWFQGGGHITERLGGLDNALWLYCFAPTSDGGVFLGGLRLEMWQAFCDLMGKWDEWEVGSWQSLSPFLNRESQLKYFPEVAAFTARHTSEELVRMSVEYGRSGRLAPITPVIAPIISPQEAMADPNWNQRGIFTPTEDPLFGRVVAAQAQHKMTETPIRTKWVCRPAGYDNEFVFQKYMGLGPAGLHGLREAGVV
- a CDS encoding CoA transferase gives rise to the protein MPREHSAQEVHLMAAETWKDYVRNKGHKPKPLKGLRVLEVCTIVFGPSGPSWLAEMGAEAIKVEIPPLGDLERDLSCSGYRFKEQSPLFLHDNVNKYYLGLDLHKPEGQEVFRQLAAKADIIENNLRPGVMERFNVDYRKIKEINPGLIYIEKNGFGQWGTYAEENRPSNDGASQAFSGLAWMSSFPGQTPVKQMSYLCDMYGALMAEVAVLSALHHRDRTGKGQYIEISQTESIMRTMSWVWPYMDLTGQCPPPAGNRDVSICPADTFRCADGGLLALAAAAPQEFVGLCRAMGREELAEDPRFAEHLERLKDENATELLAIIAQWAAELTPEEIESLARQHGFAASRVRDARQVVEDEHCRARGFMTQVDDALYGQYLDHEFPVMMSKTPPQKKWAARPVGFDNEFLLKSILDKSEQEIEGLYEKGALGKWADRPGRRPPPDWDGEAGLIMRKR
- a CDS encoding sigma 54-interacting transcriptional regulator; its protein translation is MHQPVYSYNENEFDLLRENQAFRKRIAELEEKLELSDLVFEHIENGALVTDPEGKIIRFNRPYADFMEVDPSDLIGRQVTEVIDNTRMHIVAQTGKPESMLIQRIKEKDLVVQRIPIKKNGQVMAVFGQIMFKDLREIHALAKTLELMESRVRLYEEELTALRRARYTLQSIKGTSQSMSRLRAEAEQAGGHSLPVLITGESGTGKEIFAQAIHNASHRRLHPFVRINCAAIPHDLFESELFGYAKGAFTGALSQGKPGKFELAGAGTLFLDEIGEMPLEMQPKLLQILEEKVYERVGGVKPMRTQCRIMAATNRNLENMMNEGSFRKDLFFRLNVVPIRLSPLRERRDDILPIARHLLEQIAQDFGQVRYTLAEEAAAILTAYDWPGNVRELHNVLERALSLMKGEHIKADSLPLYLRRQQHLPVVEDHWDLKALVRQTEKKVITEALASTDNNKALTARLLGIDRTVLYRKMKKYGIAG
- a CDS encoding arylsulfatase, whose amino-acid sequence is MRIFTKHLHLWLAVLALALVMAAAPALAAGQKPNILLIVSDDTGYGDLGVYGGGEGRGMPTPNLDRMADQGMTFFSFYAQPSCTPGRAAMQTGRIPNRSGMTTVAFQGQGGGLPAAEWTLASVLKKAGYQTYFTGKWHLGESDYALPNAQGYDEMKYCFLYHLNAYTYADPNWFPDMDPKLRKMFAKVTKGSLSGKAGEKAKQDWKVNGEYVNTPEKGVVGIPFLDDYVEKAGIEFLEKAAKSGKPFFINVNFMKVHQPNLPAPQFKHKSLSKTKYADSIVELDAHIGALLNKLKALGLDKNTLVFWTTDNGAWQDVYPDAGYTPFRGTKGTVREGGNRVPAIALMPGKIKAGVRNYDILGGLDFMATFASIAGIELPKKDREGQPIYFDSYDMTPVLFGTGKSKRTNWFYFTEDELSPGAVRAGHYKAVFNLRGDDGQPTGGLAVDTNLGWKGAKKYVATVPQVFDLWQDPQERYDLFMTNWTERTWTMVTFNEVVTQLMKTYVKYPPRKLQSETYTGPITISKYQRYKWVRDALRKEGISLPMPTGN
- a CDS encoding LysR family transcriptional regulator, which encodes MTSLKAITYALALNEHRSFTAAARSLGISQSALSRAILKLESELGVPLFDRSRPEVAPTPHGEAYLGKASKIIGQLDEAEQEIRMMSGLENGTLRVGFGPVYVASLAGPAVGRFVADHPRVKVRISTGGWAGLSQKFLAGGMELYVGEISVLSSYEELRTIPLSTQSGVFFCRPDHPLLARAPVELAELAAFPFATVQLPQRITAFLDELLVVQKASHGMTVARPPIECENFFITKRVVAHSNAIGLTTGYVLREEFESGALRELKVKGNRLSSQGGVAVKSGATLSPAAQAFISYLVEADRSYGAA